One region of Propionispora vibrioides genomic DNA includes:
- a CDS encoding GNAT family N-acetyltransferase has protein sequence MIRYATAADLPAILAIYNDAILNTTAVYDYTPHTLEDRTAWYETKKNAHIPIWVIEEDQLVIGFATFGPFRAWPAYKYTIEHSIYVHKDHRGKRLGTLLLQELIQYAETKGYATLVAGIDGSNKASLVLHEKAGFTNAGTIQKAGYKFGKWLDLVFYQYHLTGPANPTEK, from the coding sequence ATGATCCGCTATGCGACGGCGGCCGATTTGCCCGCCATTTTGGCTATTTATAATGATGCCATTCTCAATACCACGGCGGTGTACGATTACACACCACACACTCTGGAAGACCGGACAGCCTGGTATGAAACAAAAAAAAACGCCCATATTCCCATCTGGGTGATTGAAGAAGATCAGCTGGTGATCGGCTTCGCCACCTTTGGTCCGTTCCGGGCCTGGCCAGCCTACAAATACACGATTGAACACTCCATCTATGTCCACAAGGATCATCGTGGCAAACGCCTGGGAACCCTGCTGTTACAGGAATTGATTCAATATGCCGAGACAAAAGGCTATGCCACCCTGGTGGCCGGGATCGACGGCAGCAACAAAGCCAGTCTGGTGCTGCATGAGAAGGCGGGCTTTACCAACGCGGGAACCATTCAAAAAGCTGGCTACAAATTTGGCAAATGGCTGGATTTGGTCTTTTACCAATACCACTTGACCGGCCCGGCTAACCCAACCGAGAAATAA
- a CDS encoding C-GCAxxG-C-C family protein, translated as MEVEEYIVRRVSDCYWRDDVNCATTTLRVLSELYGISLEKQVLYSAVGLHGAGGFAAQCGLVEGGLLFIGILGAERNLTPETIVSCCYHFARTFEVRFGSLLCSQLRPEGFKADNPPHLCEALTVQAISFAALYVKNSPEFAGLEKYLQHID; from the coding sequence ATGGAAGTAGAAGAGTATATTGTCCGGCGGGTGTCGGACTGTTATTGGCGAGACGACGTTAACTGTGCGACGACTACCTTACGGGTGCTGTCTGAACTATATGGAATATCCCTGGAGAAGCAAGTGCTCTATTCGGCTGTTGGTTTGCACGGCGCCGGCGGTTTTGCCGCACAATGCGGTTTGGTGGAGGGTGGCTTGCTGTTTATTGGTATTTTAGGGGCAGAACGCAATTTGACACCGGAAACGATTGTTTCCTGCTGCTATCATTTTGCCCGTACTTTTGAGGTGCGGTTTGGCAGTCTCCTATGCAGTCAGTTGCGCCCGGAAGGATTTAAAGCGGATAATCCCCCCCATTTATGTGAGGCACTGACTGTCCAGGCTATCAGCTTTGCCGCTTTGTATGTAAAGAACAGTCCGGAATTTGCCGGCCTGGAAAAGTACCTGCAGCACATAGATTAG
- a CDS encoding protein adenylyltransferase SelO, which translates to MEKIINSVGWNFDNSYARLPGVFFTAQQPEPAPSPVLVCCNEALAADLGLSGENLKSEAGVTVLAGNRLPDGAAPLAQAYAGHQFGHFTMLGDGRAILLGEQLTPLGERYDLQLKGAGRTPYSRRGDGRAALGPMLREYIISEAMHGLGIATTRSLAVVTTGQAIRRETELPGAVLTRVAASHLRVGTFEYAARWGSAEELRLLTDYAINRHFPELTGADGRYLLLLRGVIGRQAGLIAAWQLVGFIHGVMNTDNMTISGETIDYGPCAFMDNYDSATVFSSIDHYGRYAYGNQPQIAAWNLARFAETLLPLLDAEENTAIELAQAAIAEFPELYHRHWLAGMRAKLGLYNEEAQDETLVESLLALLHKQQADYTNTFLDLTFDTRQDAKLWADPEFTRWHEAWRARLARQQETPEAVRQQMKCHNPALIPRNHQVEAALDSAVRLGDYQVMERLLRALARPYEHRPEQACYAELPQPSAQPYRTFCGT; encoded by the coding sequence ATGGAAAAGATAATAAATTCTGTGGGATGGAATTTTGATAATAGTTATGCCCGGCTGCCTGGTGTTTTTTTTACGGCTCAGCAACCTGAACCGGCACCTTCGCCTGTGTTGGTTTGCTGCAATGAGGCGTTGGCGGCAGACTTGGGACTCTCTGGGGAAAATTTGAAAAGTGAGGCAGGTGTGACTGTGCTGGCAGGCAACCGGCTTCCTGATGGAGCGGCGCCACTGGCTCAAGCCTACGCCGGACACCAGTTTGGCCATTTTACTATGCTGGGAGACGGGCGGGCCATACTGCTTGGCGAACAGTTGACACCGCTGGGAGAACGGTATGACCTGCAATTAAAGGGGGCCGGACGAACGCCCTACTCGCGGCGGGGAGACGGACGGGCCGCGCTGGGACCGATGTTGCGGGAATACATCATCAGTGAAGCCATGCACGGGCTTGGTATTGCGACTACCCGCAGTCTGGCCGTGGTAACCACTGGACAGGCGATTAGGCGCGAAACAGAACTGCCCGGCGCTGTCTTGACCCGGGTGGCGGCCAGCCATTTGCGGGTGGGGACCTTTGAATATGCTGCCCGCTGGGGCAGTGCCGAGGAATTGCGCCTGCTGACCGACTACGCGATTAACCGGCATTTTCCCGAACTGACCGGAGCAGACGGACGGTATCTATTGCTGCTGCGCGGCGTGATCGGACGGCAGGCCGGGTTAATTGCGGCCTGGCAGTTGGTCGGCTTTATCCATGGGGTGATGAATACCGATAATATGACGATCAGTGGGGAAACGATTGATTATGGTCCCTGCGCGTTTATGGATAACTATGATTCGGCGACAGTATTTAGTTCCATTGATCATTACGGCCGGTATGCTTATGGAAATCAACCGCAGATTGCTGCCTGGAACCTGGCGCGTTTTGCCGAGACCCTGCTGCCGCTCTTGGACGCCGAGGAAAATACGGCGATAGAGCTCGCTCAGGCGGCTATTGCCGAATTCCCGGAATTGTACCACCGTCATTGGCTGGCCGGTATGCGGGCAAAACTGGGCCTATATAATGAGGAAGCGCAGGACGAGACGCTGGTGGAGAGCTTGCTTGCTTTGCTGCATAAGCAGCAGGCTGATTATACCAATACCTTTCTGGACTTGACTTTTGATACTCGCCAGGATGCCAAATTATGGGCTGATCCTGAATTTACCCGCTGGCATGAAGCCTGGCGGGCGAGACTGGCCCGCCAGCAGGAAACTCCGGAGGCGGTACGACAGCAGATGAAATGCCATAACCCGGCGCTAATCCCCAGGAATCACCAGGTTGAGGCAGCTTTGGACAGCGCGGTCCGGCTGGGAGACTATCAGGTTATGGAAAGACTGCTGCGGGCCTTGGCAAGACCTTACGAACATCGCCCGGAACAGGCCTGCTATGCAGAGCTGCCACAGCCTTCCGCCCAGCCATATCGGACTTTTTGCGGCACTTGA
- a CDS encoding ABC transporter ATP-binding protein, whose amino-acid sequence MPDNMVQLVNVVKEFEDNVAVNDLSIDIRRGEFLTLLGPSGCGKTTALRMIAGFEQPTRGEIYLDGENVVGRPPYKRVVNTVFQNYALFPHMNVAENIAFGLKMKKMAKAEINEQVTRMLSLVQLEAYGERRPNQLSGGQRQRVAIARALATNPKVLLLDEPLGALDLKLRKQMQLELKHLQQRLGITFIFVTHDQEEALIMSDRIGVMHRGRLDQLGTPSEIYDKPRTIFVADFIGETNLFSTVVTKWDGNTAYVDVEGCGVPVDGTGLRAGEAVTLSVRPERIRLSSKPEPGFFYLQARLKERIFVGTALKTVLVLPTGTEVVVSEQALAPVISEQDEYYVTWNMEAAVVIKTE is encoded by the coding sequence TTGCCTGATAATATGGTGCAACTTGTAAATGTAGTAAAAGAGTTTGAAGATAATGTAGCAGTGAATGATCTTTCCATTGATATTAGGCGTGGCGAGTTTTTAACTTTGCTCGGCCCTAGCGGTTGCGGAAAGACGACGGCGCTGCGAATGATTGCCGGCTTTGAACAACCCACCCGGGGAGAGATTTATCTCGACGGCGAGAACGTGGTAGGGAGGCCTCCCTACAAGCGGGTGGTTAACACGGTATTCCAAAATTATGCTTTGTTCCCTCATATGAACGTAGCGGAAAATATTGCTTTCGGTCTTAAAATGAAAAAGATGGCTAAAGCGGAAATCAATGAACAGGTTACCAGAATGCTTAGTCTGGTGCAACTGGAAGCCTATGGAGAACGGCGTCCCAACCAATTGAGCGGCGGGCAGCGACAGCGCGTGGCTATTGCCAGAGCTCTTGCAACTAATCCGAAAGTCTTGCTATTGGACGAGCCGCTGGGGGCATTGGATTTAAAATTGCGCAAGCAGATGCAGTTGGAATTGAAGCATTTGCAGCAAAGATTAGGCATTACCTTTATTTTTGTGACCCATGATCAGGAAGAAGCGCTGATTATGTCCGACCGGATTGGGGTCATGCACCGGGGTAGATTAGACCAGCTTGGTACACCCAGTGAAATATATGATAAGCCCCGTACTATTTTTGTGGCTGATTTTATAGGAGAGACCAATCTTTTCAGTACGGTTGTTACGAAATGGGACGGCAATACGGCTTATGTCGATGTGGAGGGGTGTGGTGTTCCGGTTGATGGAACCGGGTTGCGGGCCGGTGAAGCCGTTACTTTGTCGGTGCGTCCGGAGCGAATCAGGTTGAGCAGTAAGCCTGAACCGGGATTTTTTTATTTGCAGGCCCGTCTTAAAGAACGGATTTTTGTGGGAACCGCCTTGAAAACAGTGTTGGTTTTACCGACGGGAACGGAAGTGGTGGTAAGTGAACAGGCACTGGCACCGGTTATTTCGGAGCAGGATGAGTATTACGTTACCTGGAATATGGAAGCAGCGGTGGTGATAAAAACTGAATAA
- a CDS encoding ABC transporter permease: protein MAVPLLLVLLVSFCKRSPYGDILYQFTLDNYGRMLDPLYLKVLWSSLSISLATTVLCLLLGYPFAYFIARARKRYRIYLLMLTIVPFWTNSLVRTYAWIVLLRTEGIINSYLLKLGLISQPLAMLYNQESVLLGMVYMLFPFMVLPLYASIEKMDRAYLEAAADLGANPVQSFLKVTVPLTLPGIIAGSLLVFVPTLGYFFIPDLMGGSKIMLISNLIKNQFLTARDWPFGAALSIILILLTLVLIGIYLRVLGKQKNPEVF, encoded by the coding sequence TTGGCGGTACCGTTACTGCTGGTGCTGCTGGTCAGTTTTTGTAAACGCAGTCCTTATGGCGATATATTGTATCAGTTTACACTGGATAATTACGGCCGCATGCTGGATCCCCTGTATCTAAAGGTACTGTGGAGTTCCCTTAGCATTTCACTGGCGACTACCGTTTTATGTCTGCTTTTGGGTTACCCCTTTGCGTATTTTATTGCCCGGGCCCGGAAGCGTTACCGGATATATTTGCTGATGCTTACCATCGTTCCGTTCTGGACCAATTCACTGGTCCGGACTTACGCTTGGATTGTACTCTTAAGGACGGAAGGAATTATTAATTCTTACCTGCTGAAACTGGGGCTGATCAGTCAGCCGCTGGCCATGCTCTATAATCAGGAGTCGGTGTTGCTGGGGATGGTCTATATGCTGTTCCCTTTTATGGTGCTGCCGCTGTATGCTTCGATTGAAAAAATGGATAGGGCCTATTTAGAGGCCGCTGCCGATTTGGGGGCCAACCCGGTTCAGTCTTTCCTAAAAGTGACGGTGCCTCTGACGCTGCCGGGCATTATCGCCGGGTCGCTGCTGGTATTTGTGCCAACGCTGGGTTACTTTTTCATCCCTGACTTGATGGGCGGCAGTAAAATTATGCTGATCAGCAATTTGATTAAAAATCAGTTTTTAACCGCCCGGGACTGGCCCTTTGGCGCGGCACTGTCTATTATCCTCATTTTACTGACACTGGTGTTGATTGGCATCTACCTGCGTGTGTTAGGAAAACAGAAAAATCCGGAGGTGTTTTAA
- a CDS encoding HAD family hydrolase, producing the protein MKAVIFDMDGVIIDSEPVHASVTMETLRQHGVKLSNGTNTLTRFAGMTIPVIFSALKEEHQIKASVEELVACHEAGLVKYVKETAEDPIQGILPLLKGLKEKNVPVAIASSSSKKMIELVVNKLKLTDYFQHLVSGEEVSRSKPYPDVYLATASRLGISPERCLVIEDSKNGTIAAKEAGMFCIGFRNPHTNGGKQDLSRADMVVDHITEIELDGWLG; encoded by the coding sequence ATGAAAGCAGTTATTTTTGATATGGACGGCGTTATTATTGACAGCGAGCCGGTCCATGCCAGTGTCACGATGGAAACATTAAGACAGCATGGTGTGAAACTTTCCAACGGGACGAATACATTGACCCGGTTTGCCGGGATGACGATTCCTGTCATTTTTTCCGCCTTAAAGGAGGAGCATCAGATTAAGGCATCAGTAGAAGAACTGGTAGCCTGTCATGAGGCAGGGCTTGTAAAATATGTAAAAGAAACTGCAGAAGATCCGATTCAGGGAATTCTGCCATTGCTGAAAGGATTAAAGGAAAAAAATGTCCCCGTAGCCATTGCTTCATCTTCCAGCAAAAAGATGATTGAATTGGTAGTGAATAAACTGAAGCTTACCGATTATTTTCAACACCTGGTAAGCGGGGAAGAGGTTTCGAGAAGCAAGCCTTACCCGGATGTTTATTTGGCCACAGCCAGCCGCCTGGGCATTTCGCCGGAACGCTGCCTGGTTATTGAGGACTCTAAGAACGGAACTATAGCGGCCAAAGAGGCAGGTATGTTTTGCATTGGTTTTCGCAATCCCCATACCAATGGCGGCAAACAGGACTTGAGCCGGGCCGATATGGTAGTCGATCATATCACCGAAATAGAGCTGGATGGCTGGTTGGGGTAA